Proteins encoded within one genomic window of [Enterobacter] lignolyticus SCF1:
- the mdtN gene encoding multidrug transporter subunit MdtN: MPLKKKIYIAGLLAVTLLVLAIVLVKIDRAPGTDDAYVYADTINVVPEVSGRIIALPVQDNQLVRKGDLLFRIDPRPFQNALNAGTARLATLNEQIKLTQRSVNAQQYNADAVTAQVESARVQFQQAKDTWERKRALIGKNYVSKEELDQAKTVKDSAEANYNAARLQARQATAAVSGVDALVAQREEVKAQIAEAQLNLEYSEVRAPFDGRVASLKTTVGQYASPAQSIMTLIDIRQWYVIANFRETDLNGISAGSRAEVFIMGNTREPFSGTVDSVSYGVATGDSAAPGGLPFVEKTINWVHVSQRFPTKIRITSPDPSLFRIGASAVVTVYRDAPASRSHDER, translated from the coding sequence ATGCCACTGAAGAAAAAAATCTACATTGCCGGTCTGTTGGCGGTAACGCTGCTGGTTCTGGCCATTGTGCTGGTTAAAATCGATCGCGCGCCTGGCACGGACGACGCTTATGTCTATGCCGATACCATCAACGTCGTTCCTGAAGTCAGCGGACGCATCATTGCGCTGCCCGTCCAGGACAACCAGCTGGTGCGCAAAGGCGACCTGCTTTTTCGCATCGATCCTCGCCCCTTTCAGAACGCTCTCAATGCCGGGACCGCAAGGCTCGCGACGCTGAATGAGCAGATCAAGCTCACCCAACGGTCGGTTAACGCCCAGCAATATAACGCCGATGCGGTAACCGCCCAGGTAGAAAGCGCCCGCGTGCAGTTCCAGCAGGCCAAAGATACCTGGGAACGCAAGCGCGCGCTGATCGGCAAAAACTACGTGTCCAAAGAGGAGCTCGATCAGGCCAAAACCGTTAAGGACAGCGCCGAGGCGAACTATAACGCGGCCCGCCTGCAGGCCCGCCAGGCCACGGCAGCGGTCAGCGGAGTGGATGCGCTGGTCGCCCAGCGGGAGGAGGTCAAAGCGCAGATCGCCGAAGCGCAGCTGAACCTGGAATACAGCGAAGTCCGCGCGCCCTTTGACGGTCGTGTGGCCTCGCTCAAAACGACCGTGGGTCAGTACGCATCTCCGGCGCAGTCCATTATGACGCTTATCGATATTCGCCAGTGGTACGTCATCGCCAACTTCCGCGAAACCGATCTTAACGGCATTTCGGCCGGCAGCAGGGCCGAGGTCTTTATCATGGGAAATACCCGTGAGCCCTTTTCCGGTACCGTTGATTCGGTCAGCTACGGCGTAGCGACAGGCGACAGCGCGGCGCCAGGCGGCCTGCCGTTTGTCGAGAAAACCATTAACTGGGTTCACGTTTCGCAGCGTTTTCCCACCAAAATTCGCATCACCAGCCCTGATCCGTCGCTGTTTCGCATAGGCGCCTCTGCGGTGGTGACCGTCTATCGCGACGCCCCGGCGTCCCGGAGCCATGATGAGCGGTAA
- the ttcA gene encoding tRNA 2-thiocytidine(32) synthetase TtcA, translating to MQQNQDISKKEQYNLNKLQKRLRRYVGEAIADFNMIEEGDRIMVCLSGGKDSYTMLEILRNLQQSAPVNFSLVAVNLDQKQPGFPEHVLPEYLEQLGVEYKIVEENTYGIVKEKIPEGKTTCSLCSRLRRGILYRTATELGATKIALGHHRDDILQTLFLNMFYGGKMKGMPPKLMSDDGKHIVIRPLAYCREKDIERFAQAKAFPIIPCNLCGSQPNLQRQVIADMLRDWDKRYPGRIETMFSAMQNVVPSHLCDGEMFDFKGLTHGSAVVDGGDLAFDREEIPLQPAGWQPEEDDAAPLANRLDIVEIK from the coding sequence ATGCAGCAGAATCAAGATATTAGCAAAAAAGAGCAATACAACCTCAATAAACTCCAGAAACGCCTGCGCCGATACGTCGGAGAAGCGATTGCCGATTTCAACATGATTGAAGAAGGCGACCGCATTATGGTGTGCCTGTCTGGCGGCAAAGACAGCTACACCATGCTGGAGATCCTGCGTAATCTGCAGCAAAGCGCGCCGGTAAACTTCTCGCTGGTGGCGGTGAACCTCGACCAGAAGCAGCCGGGCTTCCCGGAGCACGTGCTGCCGGAGTACCTCGAGCAGCTGGGCGTTGAGTATAAAATCGTGGAAGAAAATACCTACGGCATCGTCAAAGAGAAGATCCCGGAAGGTAAAACGACCTGTTCGCTGTGTTCCCGTCTGCGCCGCGGGATCCTGTACCGCACGGCCACCGAGCTGGGCGCCACCAAAATTGCACTTGGGCACCACCGCGATGACATTCTGCAAACCCTGTTTCTGAATATGTTCTACGGCGGAAAAATGAAAGGCATGCCGCCTAAGCTGATGAGCGATGACGGCAAGCATATCGTTATTCGTCCGCTGGCCTATTGTCGCGAGAAAGATATTGAGCGTTTTGCGCAGGCTAAAGCGTTTCCAATTATCCCCTGCAACCTGTGCGGTTCGCAGCCTAACCTGCAGCGCCAGGTCATTGCCGACATGCTGCGTGACTGGGACAAACGCTATCCAGGCCGTATTGAGACGATGTTCAGCGCCATGCAAAACGTGGTGCCGTCACACCTGTGCGACGGCGAGATGTTCGATTTCAAAGGACTTACCCACGGCTCAGCGGTCGTTGACGGCGGGGATTTAGCCTTCGATCGCGAAGAGATCCCGCTGCAGCCCGCAGGCTGGCAGCCGGAAGAGGATGACGCCGCCCCCCTCGCTAACCGCCTGGATATTGTAGAAATCAAGTAA
- a CDS encoding YtcA family lipoprotein: MHTSKVSKRLASGKRLGPLAALLSLTGCAPAPSIVLFGAAFPDWLLCTGAGVAGMILLHVVSVRRKKTQWLQPAAVVYPCVTALIAMLTWLLVFPH; the protein is encoded by the coding sequence ATGCACACATCAAAAGTAAGTAAGCGCCTGGCGTCAGGGAAGCGGCTCGGGCCGTTGGCCGCCCTGCTTTCGCTCACCGGCTGCGCGCCTGCGCCCTCCATCGTGCTATTTGGCGCCGCCTTCCCCGACTGGCTGCTGTGCACCGGGGCCGGTGTGGCGGGCATGATCCTGCTGCATGTGGTATCGGTACGGCGCAAGAAAACACAATGGCTGCAGCCCGCCGCCGTGGTGTATCCCTGCGTTACCGCGCTTATCGCCATGCTGACCTGGTTATTGGTATTTCCACATTAA
- a CDS encoding phosphoethanolamine transferase: MFGKLLHLSGVFSRTESKTTAIRRALSWITPVIIISLIIPLNMGYNGISSCIVTFVTLYLSRKNPLTFYFSCTALLCLSLYIPVGYSFGKISYAYVVSALQTNSGEFLEFLRGTSLNAWLLTSSAILAIYLFARNGQDFDKKYRTIYLIAFILINLNAWPKRMLTATAAYAQQANSALAGLEQNSNVPDNFQIISNHKKYKNVVVVIGESVARDYLSVYGYPHNTTPWLNTAPGYFYTHYISAAPNTFLSLSRTLTISDGVKTEEYNSIVALAKKAGFSTHWISNQGFLGEYDTPATVIASKAQHKVFFKKGDYNTNSTDDMALLGELQRVVKNNDNAHNAVFLHMIGSHPDTCSRLNDFPVNFNISHQQKLNCYLATLQKLDAFLEHAHQILEQRGESYALIYFSDHGMTVDESERPVRHGADARQNFNIPLFLFTSDTKKHITDDTPISARKFMSLFEWIAGFDSDKVPALSPGEAAERDITVFNGEHLVPYDELKENAIVQ, translated from the coding sequence ATGTTTGGGAAACTTTTACACCTTTCTGGTGTTTTTTCGCGCACAGAAAGCAAAACGACAGCAATAAGAAGAGCATTATCCTGGATAACGCCTGTAATTATTATCTCACTAATTATCCCACTGAACATGGGTTATAACGGGATATCCAGTTGTATAGTGACTTTTGTCACCCTGTACCTCTCGAGAAAAAATCCACTCACCTTTTATTTTTCGTGCACAGCCCTGCTCTGTCTTTCCCTGTACATTCCAGTCGGCTATAGCTTTGGCAAGATAAGCTATGCGTATGTCGTTTCCGCACTGCAGACGAACAGCGGTGAATTTCTGGAGTTTCTCCGGGGAACCAGCCTTAATGCCTGGCTGCTGACGAGCTCGGCCATTTTAGCTATTTATCTGTTTGCCCGAAATGGTCAGGATTTTGATAAGAAATACCGCACAATCTACCTCATCGCCTTTATTTTAATCAATCTGAATGCCTGGCCGAAGCGAATGCTGACGGCAACGGCGGCGTACGCGCAACAGGCCAACTCAGCGCTCGCTGGCCTTGAGCAAAACAGTAATGTTCCGGACAATTTTCAAATCATCAGTAACCATAAAAAGTATAAGAATGTCGTCGTCGTGATTGGCGAGAGCGTCGCCCGTGACTACCTGTCTGTGTATGGCTATCCGCATAACACCACACCATGGTTAAATACGGCGCCGGGCTACTTCTACACGCACTATATTTCCGCCGCGCCAAACACCTTTCTGTCTCTGTCGCGTACGCTCACGATCAGCGATGGCGTTAAAACAGAAGAATACAACAGTATCGTCGCGCTGGCTAAAAAAGCCGGCTTTTCTACTCACTGGATTTCCAACCAGGGTTTTCTTGGCGAATATGATACCCCGGCTACCGTTATTGCCAGTAAGGCGCAGCATAAAGTTTTCTTCAAAAAAGGAGATTACAATACCAATAGTACCGATGACATGGCGCTATTAGGTGAACTTCAGCGCGTGGTGAAGAACAATGACAATGCGCACAATGCCGTATTTTTGCATATGATCGGCTCGCATCCGGATACCTGTTCCAGGCTTAACGACTTCCCTGTGAATTTCAACATCAGCCATCAGCAAAAGCTGAACTGTTATCTGGCAACGCTGCAAAAACTCGACGCTTTCCTTGAACACGCCCATCAGATTCTGGAACAGCGCGGTGAGTCGTATGCGCTGATCTATTTTTCCGATCACGGAATGACCGTCGATGAGAGCGAGCGCCCGGTACGTCACGGCGCGGACGCACGTCAAAACTTTAATATTCCGCTCTTCTTGTTTACCAGCGATACGAAAAAACATATCACCGACGATACGCCGATAAGTGCGAGAAAATTCATGTCGCTCTTCGAGTGGATCGCCGGATTTGACTCAGACAAAGTTCCCGCGCTATCACCTGGCGAAGCGGCAGAACGCGACATTACGGTGTTCAATGGCGAACATCTGGTGCCTTACGATGAGCTCAAAGAAAACGCCATCGTTCAGTAA
- a CDS encoding GGDEF domain-containing protein — MSKNQPCRAFDLRLAEMRETAIKTSTPWFLWVNILFSLFILGRSWFAPQSLIVAPHTLAALLETMALLVLFISASVIFIMRMAPFQDALWLRKLAKATILTLSLCWSVGFYVLIINEDMRIIFPFTALLLFTALISLYFDPRILLGFIAPIWLTVLVMSLFYTANLTVINAFMWVLLAGLIESGRQMLNRWFLLALRHQQENADLIDQLELLANRDPLTGIANRRAFESRMDQEIARHKREGGTFTLIMLDVDHFKLYNDYYGHQRGDRCLVTIAQCLARAALPVTGIPGRFGGEEFVLLLPRSTPSEALDVARDIAQEMRLQNIEHLTSPVLPRVTVSLGVASWSEGMKARTLIHNADKALYQAKQQGRNRWVLFE, encoded by the coding sequence GTGTCGAAAAACCAGCCCTGTCGGGCATTTGATCTACGCCTGGCAGAAATGCGCGAAACGGCGATCAAAACCAGTACGCCCTGGTTTTTATGGGTGAACATTCTTTTTTCGCTCTTTATTCTCGGCCGCAGCTGGTTCGCTCCGCAGTCGCTGATTGTTGCCCCCCACACCCTTGCGGCGCTGCTGGAAACAATGGCGCTGCTGGTGCTGTTCATTTCGGCGAGCGTGATATTCATTATGCGGATGGCGCCGTTTCAGGATGCTCTTTGGCTGCGGAAGCTGGCGAAAGCCACCATCCTCACGCTGAGTCTCTGCTGGTCGGTGGGGTTCTACGTCCTTATTATCAATGAGGACATGCGGATTATTTTCCCGTTTACCGCCCTGCTGCTATTCACGGCGTTAATTTCGCTGTACTTCGACCCGCGGATCCTGTTGGGGTTCATCGCCCCTATCTGGCTTACCGTGCTGGTTATGTCACTGTTCTATACGGCGAATCTGACCGTGATTAACGCCTTTATGTGGGTGCTGCTGGCGGGTCTTATCGAGTCCGGGCGGCAAATGCTTAACCGCTGGTTTTTACTGGCGCTACGCCATCAGCAGGAGAATGCCGACCTGATAGACCAGCTCGAACTGCTCGCAAACCGCGATCCGCTCACCGGAATCGCCAACCGACGGGCGTTCGAATCCCGAATGGACCAGGAAATCGCGCGCCACAAGCGTGAAGGCGGCACCTTTACGCTTATCATGCTCGACGTCGATCATTTCAAGCTTTACAACGACTACTACGGACACCAGCGCGGCGACCGTTGCCTGGTGACGATCGCCCAGTGCCTCGCGCGAGCGGCGCTACCCGTGACCGGAATTCCGGGGCGCTTTGGCGGCGAGGAGTTTGTGCTGCTGCTGCCCCGTAGCACCCCGAGTGAAGCCCTGGATGTCGCCCGCGACATCGCCCAGGAGATGAGGCTACAGAACATCGAGCACCTGACTTCTCCCGTACTGCCGCGGGTGACGGTAAGCCTTGGTGTGGCAAGCTGGTCAGAAGGGATGAAGGCGCGGACGCTTATCCATAATGCGGATAAAGCGCTGTACCAGGCAAAACAGCAGGGGCGCAACCGTTGGGTGCTGTTTGAATAA
- a CDS encoding methyl-accepting chemotaxis protein produces MLKNTSIRTFILIFLLVDFLLIDVAAFLLSASMITLAMLNIFWLATFILLWLYMTRYLVSPINAVRESINEVTSGNLSVCIPVFGNNCAGRLIPGINSLSSNISTLVSDIRISSQTAMSLSEQLANRSTELSVKTEEQSATLMQTTSSMEEIAASTKNNAENTRLASERAGEATLCARRGGELMVEVATNMQSITDCARQMTEIITLIDGIAFQTNILALNAAVEAARAGDHGKGFSVVAGEVRNLAHRSAEAAKNIKTLIGVTSENVTQGANIVHEAEKNMQDIVSGSGLLSSLMEQISVSTLQQEKGIDQITLALSELEKVTQSNVAVVEELAGSSDVLKQQVVSLQARTRNFRLGSDAPAAAVAPARLTRPSAAGPVDDPNFWRAF; encoded by the coding sequence ATGCTAAAAAATACAAGCATCAGAACATTTATACTCATTTTCCTGTTGGTGGATTTCTTACTGATTGATGTCGCAGCTTTTTTACTTTCTGCAAGTATGATTACGTTAGCCATGCTAAATATATTTTGGCTGGCGACGTTTATTCTTTTGTGGCTGTACATGACCCGATATCTTGTTTCGCCGATCAATGCGGTGCGTGAAAGTATTAATGAAGTGACTTCAGGGAATTTATCGGTTTGCATTCCGGTATTTGGTAATAACTGCGCCGGGCGACTGATTCCCGGTATTAACAGCCTGTCGAGTAATATTTCCACGCTGGTATCCGATATTCGGATATCTTCCCAGACGGCAATGAGCTTATCCGAGCAGCTGGCGAACCGCAGTACCGAGCTGTCGGTGAAAACGGAAGAGCAATCGGCAACGCTGATGCAAACGACCTCCAGTATGGAGGAGATCGCTGCCAGCACGAAAAACAATGCGGAAAATACGCGTCTCGCCAGCGAACGGGCGGGCGAAGCAACGCTGTGCGCCCGCAGAGGCGGCGAGCTGATGGTGGAGGTCGCGACGAATATGCAGTCGATTACGGACTGCGCCCGCCAGATGACGGAAATCATTACCTTAATTGATGGTATTGCCTTTCAGACCAATATCCTGGCGCTGAATGCGGCCGTGGAGGCCGCCCGGGCGGGCGATCATGGCAAAGGGTTTTCTGTGGTTGCCGGCGAGGTGCGCAATTTGGCGCATCGCAGCGCCGAAGCGGCCAAAAATATCAAAACGCTGATCGGCGTCACCAGCGAAAACGTCACCCAGGGGGCAAACATTGTTCATGAAGCGGAAAAAAATATGCAGGACATCGTTTCGGGATCCGGGTTGCTCAGCAGCCTGATGGAGCAAATCTCCGTATCGACCCTGCAGCAGGAAAAAGGGATTGATCAAATTACCCTCGCGTTGTCCGAACTGGAGAAAGTGACGCAGAGTAACGTGGCGGTTGTGGAAGAGCTGGCGGGATCGTCCGATGTTCTGAAGCAGCAGGTGGTTTCGCTGCAGGCCCGCACCCGTAATTTTCGGCTGGGAAGCGATGCGCCAGCCGCCGCCGTGGCGCCTGCGCGGCTGACCAGACCGTCCGCCGCGGGTCCGGTCGACGATCCGAACTTCTGGCGCGCTTTCTGA
- a CDS encoding TetR/AcrR family transcriptional regulator: MLKSPQGQSRLPSQKRGHKRVQQILDAAAEILSDASEPLTIKSLAARSGTAPGSLYHFFSDIESVKAQLKEEYDAQLEAMLEKIKNSHPAQAWATMRPAAAIANLFTPYANFIIEHKAYLPLQEQSNFDFRNSRFLQFIIDVLTLRMPPERAPDIVKEAIFLHALSIGTLQQAGQHGKSLPYDFIPRILSVLALYLENIEQLPAQ, encoded by the coding sequence ATGCTGAAAAGTCCCCAGGGGCAGTCCCGTCTCCCCAGTCAGAAAAGAGGGCACAAGCGCGTGCAGCAGATTCTGGACGCTGCCGCGGAAATACTGAGCGATGCATCGGAACCGCTGACCATCAAGTCGCTTGCCGCCCGTTCAGGAACGGCGCCGGGCTCGCTATATCACTTTTTTTCGGATATTGAATCGGTGAAGGCGCAGCTTAAGGAAGAGTATGATGCGCAGCTTGAAGCGATGCTGGAGAAAATAAAAAACAGCCATCCGGCGCAGGCGTGGGCCACCATGAGGCCAGCGGCGGCGATAGCCAATCTGTTTACGCCTTATGCGAATTTTATCATTGAGCACAAAGCCTATTTGCCGCTGCAGGAACAAAGCAACTTTGATTTCAGAAACTCGCGGTTTCTGCAGTTTATTATCGACGTTCTGACGCTCAGAATGCCGCCGGAGCGCGCGCCGGATATCGTGAAAGAGGCTATTTTTCTGCACGCGCTGTCGATAGGTACGCTGCAGCAGGCAGGCCAGCATGGCAAAAGCTTACCCTACGATTTTATTCCGCGGATCCTGAGCGTGCTGGCGCTGTATCTGGAAAATATTGAACAACTGCCAGCCCAGTGA
- the ompC gene encoding porin OmpC: MKRKVLALVIPALLAAGAAHAAEIYNKDGNKLDVYGKVDGLHYFSSDSGKDGDQSYVRFGFKGETQITDQLTGYGQWEYNVQANNAESTSDNANQSWTRLAFAGLKFGDYGSFDYGRNYGVLYDVEGWTDMLPEFGGDSYSQADNFMTNRANGVATYRNSDFFGLVNGLNFALQYQGKNENPGSGEGTNNGDRSFRNANGDGFGISSTYDIGQGFSVGAAYASSDRTSDQKNAFDDVSSQYANGEKADAWTVGAKYDANNIYLATMYSETRNMTPYGSADSASGGGIANKTQNFEITAQYQFDFGLRPAISYLQSKGKDLNLVNGGDSDKDLVKYMDVGATYYFNKNMSTYVDYKINLLDGNDDFYKDNGISTDNIVALGLVYQF; this comes from the coding sequence ATGAAAAGAAAAGTACTGGCCCTCGTTATCCCTGCGCTTTTAGCGGCAGGTGCTGCCCATGCGGCGGAAATTTATAACAAAGACGGCAATAAATTAGATGTTTACGGCAAGGTAGACGGTCTGCATTACTTCTCCAGTGATTCAGGTAAAGACGGCGATCAGAGCTACGTTCGTTTTGGCTTCAAAGGCGAAACGCAGATTACCGATCAGCTGACCGGCTACGGCCAGTGGGAATACAACGTACAGGCCAATAACGCAGAATCCACCAGCGATAACGCGAACCAGTCCTGGACCCGTCTGGCATTCGCCGGTCTGAAATTCGGCGACTACGGTTCATTCGACTACGGTCGTAACTACGGCGTGCTGTACGACGTGGAAGGCTGGACCGATATGCTGCCGGAGTTTGGCGGCGACTCCTATTCGCAGGCCGATAACTTCATGACGAACCGTGCGAACGGCGTGGCAACGTACCGCAACAGCGATTTCTTTGGCCTGGTTAATGGCCTGAACTTCGCCCTGCAGTATCAGGGTAAGAACGAAAACCCAGGCAGCGGCGAAGGCACCAACAATGGCGATCGCAGCTTCCGTAATGCTAACGGCGACGGTTTCGGTATCTCCTCAACCTATGATATCGGCCAGGGTTTCAGCGTGGGCGCCGCCTATGCATCCTCTGACCGTACCAGTGACCAGAAAAATGCCTTTGACGATGTTTCTTCACAGTATGCCAACGGTGAAAAAGCTGACGCATGGACCGTTGGCGCAAAATATGACGCTAATAATATTTACCTGGCAACGATGTACTCAGAAACGCGCAATATGACGCCATATGGTTCTGCAGACAGCGCCAGCGGCGGCGGTATTGCCAACAAAACCCAGAACTTTGAAATCACTGCGCAATATCAGTTTGATTTCGGCCTGCGTCCGGCCATTTCCTACCTGCAGTCTAAAGGCAAGGATCTGAACCTGGTTAACGGCGGAGATTCCGATAAAGATCTGGTGAAATATATGGACGTTGGCGCGACCTATTATTTCAACAAAAACATGTCCACCTACGTTGATTACAAAATCAACCTGCTGGACGGTAATGATGACTTCTACAAAGATAATGGTATCAGCACCGATAACATTGTCGCCCTGGGCCTGGTTTACCAGTTCTGA
- a CDS encoding sensor domain-containing diguanylate cyclase, with product MLPAELSAFNYLSTPIWVVDPVCESLLFSNRAAQTLTGEMSLAALRSGALSACAQTRLTAYMADLKNQHEVVEIWSIKTAKGVLALRCRLSQASFSDFPDVIIFEGANISHAASENYARSATYKPHKHNFYHRFFMTTSAPMLLIDPARDGLIVDANIAALRFYGYSRHEMCQRHTWEINSLGRQVLPVMAEISRLPGGHKPLNFIHKMADGALRHVQTYAGPLEIDGDKLMLCIVHDITEQKRLEQELEHAALRDSLTGLLNRRQFYALTESHSALPIPFTSDYCLLLVDTDNFKSINDSYGHLKGDEVLIHLSRILESCSRKGDYIFRWGGEEFAVLLPRTSLETALAVAESMRDAVTKSVNSELPEFTVSIGVARHQPGETRDALFRRVDAALYQAKNGGRNKVLAA from the coding sequence ATGTTGCCTGCAGAACTGTCAGCCTTTAACTACCTGAGCACCCCTATCTGGGTGGTCGACCCTGTCTGCGAAAGCCTGCTTTTTTCCAATCGCGCCGCGCAAACGCTGACAGGCGAGATGTCGCTTGCCGCCCTTCGCTCAGGCGCGCTGTCCGCCTGCGCGCAAACCCGCCTCACCGCCTACATGGCCGATCTGAAAAATCAGCACGAGGTCGTCGAAATCTGGTCAATCAAAACCGCAAAAGGCGTTCTGGCGCTGCGCTGTCGCTTGTCGCAGGCGAGTTTTTCCGATTTTCCCGATGTGATTATTTTCGAAGGGGCCAATATCAGCCACGCCGCTTCCGAAAACTATGCGCGGTCCGCCACCTATAAGCCGCATAAGCATAATTTCTACCATCGTTTTTTTATGACCACCTCCGCGCCGATGCTGCTGATCGACCCCGCGCGCGATGGGCTTATCGTCGATGCAAATATTGCGGCGCTGCGATTCTATGGCTATTCCCGACACGAAATGTGCCAAAGGCATACCTGGGAAATCAATTCGCTTGGCCGTCAGGTGCTGCCGGTAATGGCGGAAATCTCACGGCTCCCGGGCGGACACAAACCGTTAAATTTTATCCATAAAATGGCCGATGGCGCGCTCCGGCACGTGCAAACCTATGCCGGTCCGCTTGAGATTGACGGCGATAAGCTGATGCTGTGCATTGTGCATGATATTACCGAGCAAAAGCGCCTGGAACAGGAGTTAGAACATGCCGCGCTGCGGGATTCGCTGACCGGGCTGCTCAACCGTCGACAATTTTACGCTTTAACGGAAAGCCACAGCGCGTTGCCGATTCCGTTCACCAGCGACTACTGCCTGCTGCTGGTGGACACCGACAATTTCAAGTCCATCAACGACAGCTATGGCCACCTGAAGGGCGATGAGGTGCTGATCCATCTCTCCCGAATACTGGAATCCTGTAGCCGTAAAGGCGATTACATCTTCCGCTGGGGCGGCGAGGAGTTTGCGGTCCTGCTTCCGCGCACTTCTCTTGAAACCGCGCTGGCGGTGGCGGAAAGCATGCGTGACGCTGTCACAAAAAGCGTTAACAGCGAGCTGCCTGAGTTTACCGTCAGCATCGGCGTGGCGCGCCACCAGCCCGGCGAAACGCGGGACGCCCTTTTCCGCCGGGTGGACGCCGCGCTCTATCAGGCCAAAAACGGCGGGCGCAATAAGGTGCTGGCGGCCTGA
- the zntB gene encoding zinc transporter ZntB, with protein MEAIRGSEMNVPDAVFAWQLDGKGGVSPLTDNDTVDRERPCWLHLNYTHAQSAQWLATTTLLPNNVRDALAGESTRPRVTRIGEGTLITLRCINGSTDERPDQLVAMRLYMDERLIVSTRQRKVLALDDVVNDLEEGTGPVDCGAWLVDVCDALTDHASEFIEELHDRIIDLEDNLLDQKIPPRGHMALLRKQLIVMRRYMAPQRDVYARLSSERLAWMNDDQRRRMQDIADRLGRGLDEIDACIARTGVMADEITQVMQESLARRTYTMSLMAMVFLPSTFLTGLFGVNLGGIPGGGWQFGFSLFCIMLVVLIGGVTWWLHRSNWL; from the coding sequence GTGGAAGCCATTAGGGGATCGGAAATGAATGTGCCTGATGCCGTTTTTGCCTGGCAACTGGATGGTAAAGGGGGCGTCAGCCCGCTAACGGACAACGATACGGTCGACAGAGAGCGCCCGTGCTGGCTGCATCTTAACTATACCCATGCGCAAAGCGCGCAGTGGCTGGCGACAACTACGCTGCTGCCGAATAATGTTCGCGATGCGCTTGCCGGGGAAAGTACCCGTCCGCGCGTGACCCGCATCGGCGAGGGGACGCTTATTACGCTGCGCTGTATCAACGGCAGCACCGACGAACGTCCCGATCAGCTGGTCGCGATGCGCCTTTATATGGACGAGCGTCTTATCGTGTCGACGCGCCAGCGCAAGGTGCTGGCGCTGGACGATGTGGTCAACGACCTGGAAGAGGGAACCGGGCCGGTGGACTGCGGCGCATGGCTGGTGGACGTCTGCGATGCGCTGACCGATCACGCCAGCGAATTTATTGAAGAACTTCACGACCGGATTATAGATCTGGAGGATAACCTGCTCGATCAGAAGATCCCACCGCGTGGGCATATGGCGCTGCTGCGTAAACAGCTCATCGTGATGCGTCGCTATATGGCGCCTCAGCGCGATGTCTACGCCCGTCTTTCCAGTGAGCGGCTTGCGTGGATGAATGATGACCAGCGCCGACGGATGCAGGATATCGCCGACCGGCTGGGGAGAGGGCTCGACGAGATCGATGCCTGTATCGCGCGAACCGGCGTAATGGCTGATGAAATCACCCAGGTGATGCAGGAGTCGCTGGCGCGCAGAACCTACACCATGTCGCTGATGGCGATGGTCTTTTTGCCCAGCACCTTCCTGACGGGGCTGTTTGGGGTAAACCTGGGGGGAATTCCCGGCGGCGGCTGGCAGTTTGGTTTTTCGCTCTTTTGCATTATGTTGGTTGTGTTGATTGGTGGTGTTACATGGTGGTTACATCGTAGTAACTGGTTGTAA